TGTAAAAGGCAACGATGATGGGGTCTAAGGGATCCatcgtgaaggggtaagtgtaaacacttagatacCCCTCCACGTATGTGGTGATCGATTCCTCAGGAGTACGAACTACTACGTCCTTGTTCACCCAGTGACACGCCTCCTTTACCTTTTTGAGAATGTCTTTGGTAATGGTACATATATACCTCGAGATCGGTTCACATCAGCCCAGCACTGCGGGAGTTTTTTCGAGCTTAAATTCAGCGTTGGTTGGGCACCCCGTCAGAACAAAATCCTCAGGGTGGGGTTCCGCCGGAGCCTCATTGCCGACAGGTCGTGATGAAGAAACAGCCTCCTTTTGTGGCACaattttggaagttttagccatTGATGAACAAGAGAAAAGAGAATTGGGATGATACGCTATTTGATTAGGGTTCAAGAAATTTGGGTATGAAAATTGCTAAGCAAAGAGATTTATCGAAGAAAAAGCTAGAGTGGGTAGAACGTAAAAGTTTGAATGAGGAAAGGCTTGGGTTTTATAGGTAGTTATCGACGGTTCAGAATCGGTGGTGGCCGACAACAACTGACAGGCATTTAATGCCTCAGTACCCGAACCAACGAGACGTTTCAGTATCCACTTGTCGTTGATGTCATAGCCGGGTTCGTCGCTGACGTCATGGCCCGTCGAGTCAGGATTGAAAAAGTTCATATCGTTTCTCGTCATCTTCTCTCCGAGAAACgagaggactatctgtatacagtcaAAATCGGGCTTGCCTTTTTTGTATGACTAATCGAGACTGGAACATGGCAGGCCAAGGCTTGACCTCATTTTATATCGGACCATAATGCGAAGATAGATTGCCGAACTCACGACCCTGAGACCGATCGAGATCGAGATCAGCCAAGATCGAGATCGAGATCAGCCAAGATCGAGACCATGAAGGATAGAGATTGAGCAAGATCGAGGGAAGCTTACCGAACCAAATAACGGAAAGACGAAATATCCGCGATCGGACGAGGATCGCGGTTGAAATCTCGGTACGTATCAAGAAAAGGTcgattaattagctaatcatgggatttcttaTTGTATTTAGAATTTTATCAAgggtaggactcccctactatataaaggggatctgaTCATTTGTAAAAAGCATCATTTTCACGCAATACGAAGCAATACACTACTTTTCTCTTAAGCTTTCAATACTCCATTACTTTGTTCATATTTACCAGTGGAATATTCGTTTGGTACGAGGGCGACCTAGCTCGAGGACCAAAACTATACATTTCCTTTGgtttgcttttatttttatttatagttaaTTTTAATATCAATTTACGTATTTTTTCAGTTTGTGCCAAGTaaaatcacgtgtccttaaaaccacgtataaatttaattattatccgtTTTTAGGTTaaacaaaatttaaaaattcgacaccattaatttaatttgataattaaaaACTCCGAATCAACCTAACTTAGTACACCCTCAAGCATGGCTTTCGGAGTAACAGGCTTAGACCACTGACACTCATCAGGATGACTCCTAATTTGCTTTCTAGTTTCATTTTCTTCAACATCCGAAGAGAAAGAAGTACAAAATGGCCAAAGAGAATGCTGTAATAATGATATTGGAAATTTCGACCAAAAAAAAGTTTTTGTACTTTTACGAGTTTATAAAAGGTATCCATGAACACAAAGatacaaacaaaaataaaatatgaatTAATTAGTACTAAGTGGTCCTCGATAGAATTCATCTTGAGAAGAGGTTGGTGAAAAAATTTCCAGATTTGGACTTCTCAAGGCAAGCCACGTGTGCATATCTTCCAAAATTGTCCACTTGCCGTGCTTCTCCTCTCGTATCCTTCTTGCAAACCTTGCACGTCTTGTCTACCCATCCCTCCTCCACATATTCCCCTTTTACTGTTTCAATGAAAAACAATTTGAAACGATCAATTGCGTGCTAATTAAGCCACACATTAATTACATTCTTTgtaatatactccctccgttcacttctACTTGACGCGTTTTGATTTTTCATGAtatttaagaaataataaatgaagtacaTAATTTACCACGATattcatattaattgatgcatattttattggctttgagaaaattagttgaaatgagtaataaatactgtgggtataacaaatttttttttaaacttttcttgATATGCGTAAAGTGACGAGTGAAAATAAAAATCCAATTTTAATATACctgccaagtaaaagtgaatggAGGGAGCAAAAGTTAAAAATGATTAGCTATAATTAATTACCTTCAACTAAGCCACATATTAATTACATTTTAATGTAGTAGAAGTTATATTGATCAGTTATAATTAATTACCTTCAACGTAGGACTTGAAGAAATCTTTGTATGTCCCGCCGATCTTCCTTCTCAGAGCTCCATACTATAGAAAGGCCATTAATAGGTCTTCATAAGTAAACAAGTACATGTAATAAAAAATAGACGTAACTTATACACACCGACAgcgtaaatattttttttttaaaatactatCAATATAGTTTAACATATTGTGTAGCAGATAACATATTTTGTTTTTCAGGTTACCAATTCACGTTTTGTGTAGTTATCTAAGTTATTGGCAAATGATTAATACCTGTTCTCTGGACATCCTCTCGCCAGATTGAGTAGCTTCTCTAGCTTCATCGATAAGCTCGGCGTCTTTAGCTGATCTAACCTGAGAAAAATCGAGAGCTTCTGTTACACTTGAAAACAAAGATTGCTTCTTTTTTTCCTTGGGTTCTTCTGTATCCTCTTTCTTTGCCTTTGCTGAAACTGCGAATACAAGTTTTGAGCTAGGAAGAATAGTACTAGGGAAATATTGATCTGAACCACCCAAATAGTTTGGCATAATACCATTTTGAGAAGCTGTAAAGGGAATAGCTCTCAGTCCCATTGTTTCTGAATTGAGGTTTAATTACTAGTGACTAAATTCACTTCCAAGCTGCAGCTTTATATTGGTCTATCATCTATGGGAGAAATTTGTTTGTGGCATAGTTATTTTTAGACTAAAGAACAAAAAATGCAGGGCCAGTGATAACTGGTGGTTGATAACAGATGACGTGGCTTTTGGCTCACAACTAAAattaacatcaaattttgcaatcTTTCCCAATAATAATAAGTACTACTTACTATCCTCGCACACAAAGCAGCTCTGGGCCCCTTACATGGAATCCGAAACCAAAATGTTGTTTTTTTggactcaaactacacaaataggtggtaaaaaaaatgacctttttatatatagcgccataatacctggcgctatatactAACAGTAGCGGcaccgttaaggtatagcgtcaggtattgtggcgctatac
This sequence is a window from Nicotiana sylvestris chromosome 3, ASM39365v2, whole genome shotgun sequence. Protein-coding genes within it:
- the LOC104224444 gene encoding uncharacterized protein, with the translated sequence MGLRAIPFTASQNGIMPNYLGGSDQYFPSTILPSSKLVFAVSAKAKKEDTEEPKEKKKQSLFSSVTEALDFSQVRSAKDAELIDEAREATQSGERMSREQYGALRRKIGGTYKDFFKSYVEVKGEYVEEGWVDKTCKVCKKDTRGEARQVDNFGRYAHVACLEKSKSGNFFTNLFSR